A single window of Flagellimonas maritima DNA harbors:
- a CDS encoding DUF4835 family protein has translation MHRTVSFLFALLLSQVFIAQELNCTITVNSDQVNQTNQQIFKTLERSLSDFVNKNKWTNRVYKENERVSARMFITVTQYESDRFEANIQIQSSRPVFNTSYESPVFNYKDDAFDFIYQEFQPIVFNENIFDSNLVGVIAYYVYIILGLDADTFSLEGGDDMFRKAQNIVTQAQGSNFSGWNQETGERTRFELVDNLLSNSFREYRIAMYNYHRKGLDILGDNNSTGKQVISGTMRLFETLIKRRPNAFLIQTFFDAKSEEIQNIFSDGPKVDIVKLKETLNKVAPFYSNTWNEIKY, from the coding sequence ATGCATAGAACAGTTTCTTTTCTTTTTGCCCTTTTGCTTTCACAAGTGTTCATTGCACAAGAGTTAAATTGCACTATTACCGTAAACTCTGATCAGGTTAACCAAACCAACCAGCAAATCTTTAAAACGTTGGAACGTTCGCTTAGTGATTTTGTAAACAAGAATAAATGGACAAATAGAGTTTATAAAGAAAATGAGCGTGTAAGTGCCAGAATGTTTATTACAGTCACCCAGTACGAATCCGATAGATTTGAAGCCAATATCCAGATTCAGTCTTCAAGACCCGTCTTTAATACATCTTACGAGAGCCCTGTCTTTAATTATAAAGATGATGCGTTCGACTTTATTTACCAAGAATTTCAGCCCATAGTCTTCAATGAGAATATTTTCGATTCCAACTTGGTTGGCGTTATTGCCTATTACGTTTATATTATTTTAGGTTTGGATGCTGATACTTTTTCGCTTGAAGGCGGTGATGACATGTTCAGAAAAGCACAAAATATCGTGACTCAGGCACAGGGTTCCAATTTTTCTGGATGGAACCAAGAAACAGGAGAGCGTACAAGATTTGAACTGGTCGATAATTTACTCAGTAATTCATTTAGGGAGTACCGTATTGCCATGTACAATTACCACCGAAAAGGTTTGGATATACTCGGCGATAACAACAGTACGGGGAAACAGGTAATTTCAGGTACCATGCGATTGTTTGAGACATTGATAAAGCGTAGACCCAATGCATTTTTGATTCAGACTTTTTTCGATGCAAAGTCTGAGGAAATACAGAATATCTTCTCTGATGGCCCAAAAGTAGACATTGTCAAACTTAAGGAAACCTTGAATAAAGTTGCACCATTTTATTCCAATACCTGGAACGAGATAAAATACTAG